The following proteins come from a genomic window of Companilactobacillus pabuli:
- a CDS encoding zinc metallopeptidase — MYGYGYGFGPSYLLIIIGLVISLWASWYVNHNFKKYDQFTSHHGISGADAARFILDNAGLQNIQINKVSGNLTDNYNPGNKTLNLSESTYDSTSVAAIGVAAHECGHAIQDQTSYVPMRVRAALVPAVNLGSNASIPLIIVGALLGMNHTLITIGIWLFALVVLFQVVTLPVEFNASGRAIKILSSGEMLDSDEVPMVKKVLFSAALTYVAAAISTALQLLRLIIIFGDNRN, encoded by the coding sequence ATGTACGGATATGGTTACGGTTTTGGTCCCAGCTATTTATTGATAATTATTGGTTTAGTTATCAGTTTGTGGGCATCATGGTACGTCAATCATAATTTCAAAAAATATGATCAATTCACCAGTCATCACGGAATCAGTGGTGCTGATGCTGCAAGGTTCATTTTGGACAATGCTGGGTTACAAAATATTCAAATCAACAAAGTCAGTGGTAATTTGACCGATAATTACAATCCTGGTAATAAAACTTTAAATCTTTCTGAATCAACTTATGATTCTACTTCGGTTGCGGCAATTGGGGTTGCTGCTCACGAATGTGGACATGCGATTCAAGATCAAACTAGTTACGTGCCTATGCGTGTGAGAGCTGCTTTAGTTCCTGCCGTTAATCTTGGTTCTAACGCTTCTATTCCTTTGATCATCGTTGGTGCCTTGTTAGGTATGAATCATACTTTGATCACAATCGGTATTTGGTTATTCGCCTTAGTTGTTTTATTCCAAGTAGTTACTTTGCCAGTTGAATTCAATGCTTCTGGTCGTGCTATTAAGATTTTGAGTTCAGGTGAAATGCTCGATAGCGATGAAGTTCCTATGGTTAAGAAAGTTCTTTTCTCAGCCGCTTTAACTTATGTCGCTGCTGCTATTTCAACTGCTCTACAACTACTACGTTTAATTATTATCTTCGGTGATAATCGTAATTAA
- a CDS encoding YhgE/Pip domain-containing protein — protein sequence MEGISIKAWELFRLDIKRTLHSKPATLLMLAMIILPCLYCWFNVWALWDPYSNTSGLKVAVYSDDQAVKVEGQKIEIGDQLIDNLKKNHKLGWTFVDSKKELDQGVKDGSYYAGIYVPKKFSRDIISFLSGHIKKPTLVFSVNQKINAIAPKLTETGATTLQTTISSEFMGTISKTITKVLNKSGVDIQHNLPMLRRLSSLLVTTDDNLPELQNIMDKVQYANTMVPNLNNKLQQVNDMYGYLPLLNQDAQKLTNINNILPLADAGGTAVKDLQTKIPEIQSAGSQINEIDGDFGQISKLMDTSITQVENGIQVVNKVQNVIPDIQQLGEDAQNATNKVQNELIPKIQKALPVIKSTVDTGLSMIYNIAKQISNSLENANTLIDKIKNDPTNEQLKEQLKTVLENVASDATQLAQVSRQIASSLSDLQDLFNRLAQDLGHDQITIFDKPIKHLNDLAALNETLADKANDIINNYQDLDTTQLQNKLSELQAQSDKIASGVAEIKDLNITDSVSDTITNISTFLKDAGSTLSDVNNNIIPAIPGLLNNTQGVLKTALTYLQKYQKQLPAVGNEIHDANQLLNGNMGNIVTGINLANDFYNNDYPTLKKKLSTATFFVQYQLPQIENELTTTLNLVNSKTPELEKALSTANDFAQNDWPQLKKDVHHSATLLKKGEKDVDLGAIIKLMKSDAEKESDFFANPVKLKQDNLYDVPNYGSASAPFYLALCIWVGALLLSSVFTVHFKLNDRQKYRYSFKQRFNGRYLTFGFLNQLQAISAALGNIFILHAYTKQKIWLILFCMLVSFVFISILYSLVQMFGTVGKGLGIIILVLSISGAGGNFPVVLSDGFFRVINPYLPFTYAVNLIREAVGGIYWPNATKDIIILLAFGIGFYLLGLLTTEKLKPFMHKLHKSAKKSMIIE from the coding sequence TTGGAGGGGATTTCTATCAAAGCTTGGGAGCTATTCAGACTAGATATAAAGAGGACTTTACACTCAAAACCCGCCACTTTACTAATGTTGGCTATGATTATTTTGCCATGTTTGTACTGTTGGTTTAACGTTTGGGCGTTATGGGACCCATATTCAAACACCAGTGGACTAAAAGTTGCTGTTTATTCCGATGATCAAGCCGTCAAAGTTGAGGGACAAAAAATTGAAATCGGTGATCAATTAATCGACAACTTGAAGAAGAACCACAAATTAGGTTGGACTTTCGTTGATTCTAAGAAAGAACTTGACCAAGGTGTTAAAGATGGTTCTTATTACGCTGGTATTTATGTACCTAAGAAGTTCTCACGCGACATCATCAGTTTCTTATCAGGACACATTAAGAAGCCTACTTTGGTCTTCTCGGTCAACCAGAAAATCAATGCGATTGCCCCGAAATTGACAGAAACCGGGGCGACGACTTTACAAACGACTATTTCCAGTGAATTCATGGGAACTATTAGTAAAACTATTACGAAAGTTCTGAATAAATCTGGAGTCGATATTCAACACAATTTACCAATGTTGCGGCGTCTGTCTTCCCTATTAGTCACAACTGACGATAACTTGCCGGAACTACAAAACATCATGGATAAGGTCCAATACGCCAACACCATGGTGCCAAATTTAAATAATAAATTACAACAAGTCAACGATATGTATGGCTATTTGCCACTACTCAATCAGGATGCGCAAAAACTAACCAATATCAACAATATTTTGCCATTAGCTGATGCTGGTGGTACGGCTGTCAAAGACTTACAAACTAAAATCCCTGAAATTCAAAGTGCCGGTTCTCAAATCAATGAGATTGATGGTGACTTTGGCCAAATTTCTAAATTAATGGATACTAGTATCACTCAAGTCGAAAATGGTATTCAAGTCGTTAACAAAGTTCAAAACGTCATCCCCGATATTCAACAACTCGGAGAAGACGCTCAAAATGCTACTAACAAAGTTCAAAATGAATTAATTCCAAAAATTCAAAAAGCTCTACCTGTCATCAAATCAACTGTTGATACTGGTCTATCCATGATTTACAACATTGCTAAACAAATTAGCAATTCCTTGGAAAACGCCAATACCTTGATTGACAAAATCAAAAACGATCCAACTAATGAACAATTAAAAGAACAGCTCAAAACTGTCCTCGAAAATGTTGCTAGCGATGCGACACAATTAGCTCAAGTTAGTCGTCAAATTGCTTCATCATTGAGTGATTTACAAGACTTGTTCAACCGTTTAGCTCAAGACTTAGGCCACGATCAAATTACTATTTTTGACAAACCTATCAAACATCTAAACGACTTAGCTGCTCTAAATGAAACCCTAGCTGACAAGGCTAACGATATCATCAACAACTATCAAGATCTCGATACAACTCAACTACAAAACAAGCTTTCTGAGTTGCAAGCACAATCCGATAAGATTGCTAGTGGTGTTGCTGAAATCAAAGATCTCAATATTACCGATAGTGTTTCTGATACCATCACTAATATCAGTACTTTCTTAAAGGACGCTGGTTCAACTCTTAGTGATGTCAACAACAATATCATCCCTGCTATTCCAGGACTTTTGAACAATACACAAGGCGTTTTGAAAACAGCTTTGACTTACCTTCAAAAATACCAAAAGCAATTGCCAGCTGTTGGTAATGAAATTCATGATGCCAACCAATTGTTAAACGGTAACATGGGAAATATTGTGACAGGTATTAATTTAGCCAATGATTTTTATAATAATGACTATCCAACTTTGAAGAAGAAACTTTCTACAGCTACCTTCTTCGTGCAATATCAATTACCACAAATCGAAAATGAATTAACGACTACTCTAAATCTGGTCAATTCCAAAACTCCTGAACTAGAAAAAGCCTTATCTACTGCTAATGACTTTGCTCAAAACGATTGGCCACAGTTGAAGAAAGACGTTCACCATTCAGCTACCCTACTCAAAAAAGGTGAGAAAGACGTTGATTTGGGTGCTATTATCAAATTAATGAAGTCCGATGCTGAAAAGGAATCCGATTTCTTCGCTAACCCAGTTAAATTGAAACAAGACAATCTTTACGATGTGCCAAACTATGGTTCTGCCAGTGCGCCATTCTACCTAGCCTTGTGTATTTGGGTTGGTGCCTTGTTGCTATCCAGTGTCTTCACAGTTCACTTCAAGTTGAATGACCGTCAAAAGTATCGTTACAGCTTCAAACAAAGATTCAATGGCCGTTACTTGACCTTCGGATTCTTGAACCAACTACAAGCTATCTCGGCTGCTCTTGGTAATATTTTCATCTTGCATGCTTACACGAAACAAAAGATCTGGTTAATACTATTCTGTATGCTGGTAAGTTTCGTCTTCATTTCAATTCTTTACTCGCTCGTCCAAATGTTTGGAACGGTTGGTAAGGGATTAGGTATTATCATTCTGGTGCTATCAATTTCTGGTGCCGGTGGTAACTTCCCTGTTGTCCTTTCCGATGGATTCTTCAGAGTTATCAACCCATACTTGCCATTTACCTATGCGGTCAACCTGATTCGTGAAGCCGTCGGTGGAATTTATTGGCCTAACGCCACAAAAGATATTATTATATTGTTGGCATTTGGAATTGGTTTCTACTTGTTAGGACTTCTAACAACTGAGAAGTTGAAACCATTCATGCACAAACTTCACAAGAGTGCCAAGAAGAGTATGATCATCGAATAA
- a CDS encoding ribonuclease G, which translates to MNETGRAVPNEIKGWNWGAFMFNFIWGIGNKTYLPLLCLIPIFNIFWIFVVGFKGNTWAWQKGNYSDVETFKAVQATWNRAGIFQFALVVLVVLLYFFIFAAMIGSLLSDY; encoded by the coding sequence ATGAACGAAACTGGAAGAGCTGTACCAAATGAAATCAAAGGTTGGAACTGGGGAGCCTTTATGTTTAATTTTATCTGGGGAATTGGTAACAAAACCTATTTACCACTACTCTGCTTAATTCCAATTTTTAATATTTTTTGGATATTCGTCGTTGGATTTAAGGGCAACACTTGGGCGTGGCAAAAAGGTAACTACAGTGATGTAGAAACTTTTAAAGCGGTTCAAGCAACTTGGAATCGTGCTGGAATATTCCAATTCGCTCTTGTCGTATTAGTAGTACTTCTTTACTTCTTCATCTTTGCAGCAATGATTGGTTCACTTTTATCTGATTATTAA
- a CDS encoding sulfite exporter TauE/SafE family protein, whose protein sequence is MTYFIVVLIALFGALMRTVFGFGEALVTMPLLALIAFDLQTSTALIGALGLIVAVPVALKYRQHIDLATLKRLVIGSILGIPVGILIIKLGSPQIIMKVLGSFIVIYGVYNLYALKRQKTSHLKIGDKYDYLAGIVSGILGASFNSHGVPIVVYGTAKKWDADKLRGILQGHFVCVGSLVVLSQLASGMWNIEVVKLLAMVIPLLLIVIPLGNWINSKIDSQHFTKYVYIVLIIFGLILLLKR, encoded by the coding sequence ATGACTTACTTTATCGTAGTTTTAATCGCCTTATTTGGAGCTTTGATGCGGACTGTTTTTGGATTCGGTGAAGCTTTAGTTACCATGCCATTACTAGCTTTGATAGCCTTTGACTTACAAACTTCAACCGCCTTGATTGGAGCCTTAGGTTTGATCGTAGCAGTTCCGGTAGCTTTGAAATATCGCCAACACATCGATTTAGCAACTCTCAAACGACTAGTTATCGGTTCAATTTTGGGGATTCCTGTTGGGATTTTGATTATCAAACTCGGTTCTCCACAAATCATCATGAAAGTATTAGGAAGTTTTATCGTAATTTATGGCGTATACAATCTCTATGCTTTAAAACGTCAAAAGACTTCTCATTTGAAAATTGGTGACAAATACGATTATCTAGCTGGAATCGTTTCGGGAATCTTGGGTGCTTCATTTAACAGCCACGGCGTCCCCATCGTCGTCTACGGTACAGCCAAAAAATGGGACGCTGACAAATTGCGTGGCATCTTACAAGGTCATTTCGTCTGTGTCGGCAGTTTAGTTGTCTTGAGTCAACTGGCCTCTGGCATGTGGAATATTGAAGTCGTCAAACTATTAGCGATGGTTATTCCTTTGTTGTTAATCGTGATACCACTAGGAAATTGGATCAATTCAAAAATCGACAGCCAGCATTTTACTAAGTACGTTTATATAGTCTTGATTATCTTTGGATTAATTTTGTTGCTAAAACGTTGA
- the cls gene encoding cardiolipin synthase — protein MIDIWIIWLILIILIVNTISALITVFHRPRNIVTTWAWILVLVLLPIVGFLIYAFLGRGIAQEKIFNISRQEHYSLSQLKKMAIAAQKRPQNASRYDETRYADHIIRFFNETEEAPLTRHNEIELFFDGQEKFKNMFEDIKKAKETVHVEYYAFIKSNIGDQFLDLLTQKAKEGLEVRILYDPWGSGGTKPKYFKKFQAAGGEVLPFITSKNVIAKTRLNYHLHRKIVVVDGTIGWIGGFNVGDQYVNTTEKFGYWRDTHSRIFGAATLLLQERFFRDWNASLDRNAEPLEFLEKYFPSDKFNTDANLPIQIISDGPDNREEILKDGFIDMIVSAKKSVWIQSPYLVPDDAMFTALTIAARSGVDVRIMIPCMPDHPFIYRATQYYANLLTTYGIKIYSYQKGFLHAKTSVFDDKICSVGSMNHDFRSYSLNFEANAFIYDAKVAHQITRSIKKDMDDSILLTPEIIKEQGMWLHFKQRFSRLLSPIL, from the coding sequence ATGATTGATATTTGGATCATTTGGCTAATTCTCATTATCTTAATAGTCAATACAATTTCAGCACTGATTACTGTCTTCCACAGGCCTCGTAATATCGTTACTACTTGGGCTTGGATTTTGGTTCTCGTGTTATTACCAATTGTCGGATTCCTTATATACGCTTTCTTGGGTCGTGGGATTGCTCAAGAAAAGATCTTCAATATTAGCCGACAAGAACATTACAGTTTAAGCCAACTAAAGAAAATGGCCATAGCTGCTCAAAAGCGTCCTCAAAACGCCTCTCGTTACGATGAGACGCGTTATGCCGACCACATAATAAGATTCTTCAACGAGACCGAAGAAGCGCCACTAACGCGTCACAATGAGATTGAACTATTCTTCGATGGGCAAGAAAAGTTCAAAAATATGTTTGAAGATATCAAAAAAGCCAAAGAAACTGTTCACGTGGAATATTATGCTTTTATCAAGAGTAATATCGGAGACCAGTTCTTAGACTTACTAACGCAAAAAGCTAAAGAAGGCCTCGAAGTCAGAATCCTCTATGATCCATGGGGTTCTGGTGGAACTAAGCCTAAATACTTTAAGAAATTCCAAGCTGCTGGTGGTGAAGTTTTACCTTTTATCACTTCTAAAAACGTAATTGCTAAAACTCGTTTGAACTATCACTTGCACAGAAAAATTGTTGTCGTCGACGGAACTATTGGTTGGATCGGTGGATTCAACGTCGGTGATCAATACGTCAACACCACCGAAAAATTCGGTTATTGGCGCGATACTCACTCAAGAATCTTTGGTGCCGCCACGTTGTTGTTGCAAGAAAGATTTTTCCGTGACTGGAATGCTTCTCTAGACCGCAACGCCGAACCATTGGAATTCTTGGAAAAGTACTTCCCATCTGACAAATTCAATACCGATGCCAACTTGCCTATCCAAATTATTTCTGATGGGCCAGATAACCGTGAAGAAATCCTAAAAGATGGTTTCATCGATATGATCGTCAGTGCCAAGAAGAGTGTCTGGATTCAATCACCTTATTTAGTACCTGATGATGCCATGTTCACTGCTTTAACGATTGCTGCAAGATCTGGAGTCGATGTCAGGATCATGATTCCATGTATGCCAGACCACCCATTTATCTATCGTGCAACGCAATATTATGCTAATTTACTAACGACTTACGGAATCAAAATTTACAGTTATCAAAAAGGCTTCTTGCATGCCAAAACATCGGTCTTTGATGATAAAATATGTTCTGTAGGTTCAATGAATCATGACTTCAGAAGTTACTCATTAAACTTCGAAGCTAACGCCTTTATTTACGATGCCAAAGTCGCACACCAAATTACTCGTTCCATCAAAAAAGATATGGATGACTCAATTCTTTTGACGCCAGAAATTATCAAGGAACAAGGTATGTGGCTCCACTTTAAACAAAGATTTTCACGACTCTTATCACCAATTCTGTAG